From Coriobacteriia bacterium, a single genomic window includes:
- a CDS encoding sugar transferase, whose product MSSEAFVTRRMRRGYTQLALIGSDIVMVALASGVASLIRFGRLRHVEAIPGSGINVQFADMSLVIMAVWILALSFEGLYDVDRVFWGTGEYSRVARGLSLGVVIFIVATFALKLPGLSRGWVMLTWGFGIIFVVIGRSLVRYVLARLRRSGRFLRRTLVVGYNQEAADLLRRLQANPSSGLTPVACLASSRQDTLDLQYCTPEIECLGAAADIVEVLAARSFDTVLIASTAFDSEVLSRIIADLRGADVDIELSSGLLDVTTSRVLIREVSGVPLVLVRGVSFSLRKRLVKRAFDLTVGAAILLVGTPIWLLIALLIKLDSRGPILYKQVRLGRDGNPFGMYKFRSMRRDADELLQELSTENEASGPLFKMRDDPRITRVGRWLRRLSIDEIPQLLNVMRGQMSLVGPRPPLPQEASAYSGYHWRRMEVLPGMTGLWQVSGRSALTFDEMVRLDLFYIENWSVGFDLSIMLRTIPAVLSTTGAY is encoded by the coding sequence ATGAGTTCTGAGGCCTTCGTCACTCGACGGATGCGTCGTGGCTACACGCAATTGGCGCTCATCGGGTCGGACATAGTGATGGTGGCTTTGGCGTCAGGTGTGGCCTCGTTGATTCGATTCGGACGGTTGCGCCACGTCGAGGCGATTCCCGGGTCGGGCATCAACGTTCAGTTCGCAGACATGTCACTCGTAATCATGGCTGTGTGGATTCTTGCGCTGTCGTTTGAGGGACTGTACGACGTGGATCGGGTCTTCTGGGGCACCGGCGAATACAGCCGCGTCGCACGGGGGCTGTCGCTCGGGGTCGTGATCTTCATCGTTGCGACATTCGCATTGAAACTGCCGGGGCTGTCGCGCGGCTGGGTGATGCTCACGTGGGGTTTCGGAATCATCTTCGTGGTCATCGGCCGGTCGCTCGTCCGGTATGTACTGGCACGCTTGCGGCGAAGTGGGCGGTTCCTCAGGCGAACGCTCGTCGTCGGTTACAACCAGGAGGCGGCCGACCTTCTGCGTAGGCTTCAGGCGAATCCGTCTTCGGGACTGACACCGGTGGCCTGCCTGGCGAGTTCACGGCAGGATACGCTCGATCTTCAGTACTGCACGCCCGAGATTGAATGTCTCGGGGCCGCCGCCGATATCGTTGAGGTGCTTGCGGCGCGGAGTTTCGACACCGTCCTCATCGCATCCACGGCCTTCGACTCCGAAGTGTTGTCTCGGATCATCGCGGATCTACGCGGGGCTGACGTCGATATCGAGCTTTCGTCCGGCCTGCTCGACGTCACTACATCCCGGGTGCTCATACGAGAAGTATCCGGCGTTCCCCTCGTACTGGTCAGGGGCGTCTCCTTCTCACTGAGAAAGCGCCTTGTGAAGCGCGCATTTGATCTCACTGTCGGAGCGGCGATTCTTCTGGTCGGTACCCCGATCTGGCTTCTCATCGCACTGTTGATCAAGCTCGATAGCCGCGGACCGATCCTCTACAAGCAGGTGCGGCTCGGCAGGGATGGGAATCCGTTCGGAATGTACAAGTTCCGATCGATGCGTCGTGATGCGGATGAGCTGCTTCAGGAGTTGTCCACGGAGAACGAGGCGAGCGGCCCTCTGTTCAAGATGCGTGATGATCCGAGAATCACCCGGGTCGGTCGCTGGCTTCGTCGTCTATCGATTGACGAGATACCGCAGCTCCTCAACGTCATGCGTGGTCAGATGTCTCTGGTTGGACCACGTCCCCCGCTGCCCCAGGAGGCGAGCGCGTACTCCGGCTACCACTGGCGGCGCATGGAGGTCCTTCCCGGTATGACGGGCCTGTGGCAGGTGTCCGGGCGCAGCGCGCTCACGTTTGACGAGATGGTGCGTCTGGACCTGTTCTACATCGAGAACTGGTCGGTCGGTTTCGATCTCTCGATCATGCTTCGGACCATACCCGCGGTCCTGTCCACCACAGGGGCGTACTGA
- the galE gene encoding UDP-glucose 4-epimerase GalE: MRFLVTGGAGYIGSITTRALLDAGHSCVVLDTLECGHRAAIDQRAEFAHGSVGDRTVLDAVLPGCDGVMHLAGYIEVAESVADPAKYHRGNVHEPMVMLERMAAHGIDALVFSSTAAVYGEPESVPISEDAVALPVNPYGASKLEFERLLERAASAQSLRSIRFRYFNVGGAWPDGSLGEAHEPETHIIPRVLGAMNSGQERFEVFGGDYPTPDGTCVRDYIHVTDLARAHRLGLETAVRGQASGVFNLGNGRGYSNLEVVRTCAEVSGREVEIVIGARRAGDPAQLVASSQRAERGLGWRPERGGLEQIVGDAWRWHLEHPNGYR; this comes from the coding sequence ATGCGCTTTCTCGTCACCGGCGGAGCCGGCTATATCGGTTCGATCACCACTCGAGCGCTGCTTGACGCCGGTCACTCGTGCGTCGTCTTGGACACGCTGGAATGCGGTCACCGAGCGGCCATCGACCAGCGCGCCGAGTTCGCACATGGATCAGTGGGCGACCGCACAGTCCTCGATGCGGTCTTGCCTGGGTGCGATGGTGTGATGCACCTCGCTGGCTACATCGAGGTGGCCGAGTCTGTGGCCGATCCGGCGAAGTACCATCGGGGAAACGTTCACGAGCCGATGGTGATGCTGGAACGCATGGCCGCTCATGGGATCGATGCTCTCGTGTTCTCCTCGACCGCGGCGGTCTACGGCGAGCCCGAAAGCGTGCCCATCTCGGAGGATGCAGTGGCGCTGCCGGTCAACCCCTACGGTGCATCGAAGCTAGAGTTCGAGCGCCTGCTCGAGCGGGCGGCATCGGCCCAATCACTCCGGTCGATACGGTTCCGCTACTTCAACGTCGGCGGGGCGTGGCCCGATGGGTCGCTAGGGGAGGCGCACGAGCCCGAGACCCACATCATCCCCCGAGTCCTGGGTGCCATGAACTCCGGTCAGGAGCGCTTTGAGGTCTTCGGCGGTGACTATCCGACGCCGGACGGCACGTGCGTTCGCGACTACATCCACGTCACCGATCTGGCACGAGCGCATCGTCTGGGGCTCGAGACTGCGGTCCGCGGCCAGGCCAGTGGTGTGTTCAATCTCGGCAACGGGCGGGGATACAGCAACCTTGAGGTCGTTCGAACGTGTGCCGAGGTCAGCGGGCGTGAGGTCGAGATAGTGATCGGTGCTCGACGGGCGGGAGATCCAGCACAGCTCGTTGCATCGTCCCAGCGGGCTGAACGGGGGCTCGGGTGGCGCCCTGAGCGCGGCGGGCTCGAGCAGATCGTCGGAGACGCTTGGCGGTGGCACCTTGAACACCCGAACGGCTACCGCTAG
- a CDS encoding site-specific integrase, with protein MLRVSLKAAVRDDLLAKNPSARVAMPKAERTEARYLTASEVASLLRAAEDTRYHAALSLIAHTGLRSGEARALRWRDVDFGEKTLKVRGTLSRVDGRLEVTEPKTAKSRRTLPLTSAVVEILKTQRRTQRRERLRAANLWTDTGLVFTTETGQPVDSANLRRALNTAADSAGLDDVCVHTLRHSAATAWLESGVNLKAVSELLGHADIRVTADCYGHVTEATSRAAMDTLSKALGI; from the coding sequence GTGCTGCGTGTCTCACTCAAGGCCGCGGTGCGTGACGACCTCCTCGCAAAGAATCCGTCTGCGCGCGTGGCGATGCCCAAGGCCGAGCGGACTGAGGCAAGGTACCTCACAGCCTCTGAGGTCGCGTCTCTGCTCAGAGCGGCTGAGGACACGCGCTACCACGCCGCCCTGTCTCTCATCGCCCACACGGGGCTGAGAAGCGGCGAGGCGAGGGCGCTGCGGTGGAGAGACGTGGACTTCGGCGAGAAGACGCTGAAGGTTCGGGGTACCCTCTCGCGTGTCGACGGCCGCCTCGAGGTGACTGAGCCCAAGACAGCGAAGAGCCGGCGCACCTTGCCGCTCACCTCTGCCGTCGTCGAGATCCTCAAGACGCAACGCCGGACACAACGCCGGGAACGGCTACGGGCGGCGAACCTCTGGACCGACACCGGGCTCGTCTTCACGACTGAGACGGGCCAGCCGGTCGACAGCGCGAACCTGCGCCGAGCACTCAACACGGCGGCCGACAGTGCCGGCCTGGACGATGTGTGCGTCCACACGCTACGCCACTCGGCCGCTACGGCATGGCTTGAGTCCGGCGTGAACCTCAAGGCGGTGTCCGAGCTCCTGGGACACGCCGACATCCGCGTGACCGCCGACTGCTACGGCCACGTGACCGAAGCGACCTCGCGCGCTGCGATGGACACACTGTCCAAGGCGCTGGGAATCTGA
- a CDS encoding helix-turn-helix domain-containing protein, producing the protein MYEVPQAMSRLSIGRTKLYELVSRGELKLVKIGAKSLITDESITAYVEQLIKKAG; encoded by the coding sequence CTGTACGAAGTGCCTCAGGCGATGAGTCGACTCTCGATCGGGCGCACGAAGCTCTACGAGCTGGTGTCCAGAGGCGAGCTGAAGCTCGTGAAGATCGGCGCGAAGTCCCTCATCACCGACGAGAGCATCACCGCCTACGTCGAGCAGCTCATCAAGAAGGCCGGCTAG